From a region of the Microterricola gilva genome:
- the sucB gene encoding 2-oxoglutarate dehydrogenase, E2 component, dihydrolipoamide succinyltransferase encodes MSESVSLPALGESVTEGTVTRWLKNVGDRVEVDEPLLEVSTDKVDTEIPSPIAGVIEAILVQEDETVEVGTALVTIGDGSAAAAPAAPVAEAPAAPEPVAAPEPVAAPEPVAAPAPVAAPAPVAAPAPAAAPAPAAPAPAAAPAPAAPAPAAAPAPAAAPAPAAAPAAEAPAAASGSHASTSGYVTPIVRKLANEQGVDLSTLTGTGVGGRIRKQDVLSAQAPAASAAAAAPVLEVSPLRGTVQPMSRLRKVVAERAVISMQSTAQLTTVVEVDVTRVAMLRDKVKAEFLAKTGNKLSFLPFFALAAVEALKAYPVINATVDGDSIVYPDHENLSIAVDTERGLLTPVVRDASSLNIAELAAQIADLAGRTRENKLKPDELAGGTFTLTNTGSRGALFDTPLVFLPQVAILGTGIVAKKPVVVSDNGIDAISIRSTVFLALSYDHRIVDGADAARFLTTVKARLEGAAFEGQLGL; translated from the coding sequence ATGAGCGAATCCGTCAGCCTCCCGGCACTCGGTGAGAGTGTCACAGAGGGTACGGTCACCCGTTGGTTGAAGAACGTGGGCGACCGCGTAGAGGTCGATGAGCCGCTGCTCGAGGTATCGACCGACAAGGTCGACACCGAGATCCCCTCGCCGATCGCCGGCGTGATCGAGGCGATCCTCGTCCAGGAGGACGAGACCGTCGAGGTCGGCACCGCGCTCGTCACCATCGGTGACGGCTCCGCCGCCGCTGCCCCCGCCGCTCCGGTCGCCGAGGCACCGGCGGCTCCCGAGCCCGTCGCGGCCCCTGAGCCCGTTGCCGCTCCCGAGCCCGTCGCAGCTCCTGCACCGGTCGCAGCTCCTGCACCGGTCGCCGCTCCGGCACCCGCAGCAGCCCCCGCGCCTGCCGCTCCGGCACCGGCCGCAGCGCCCGCGCCTGCCGCTCCGGCTCCCGCAGCAGCTCCCGCTCCCGCAGCAGCCCCGGCTCCCGCTGCGGCTCCCGCCGCCGAGGCTCCGGCCGCGGCATCCGGATCGCACGCCTCGACCAGCGGCTACGTGACCCCGATCGTTCGCAAGCTCGCCAACGAGCAGGGCGTCGACCTCAGCACCCTCACCGGCACCGGTGTCGGCGGCCGCATCCGCAAGCAGGATGTACTCTCCGCCCAGGCTCCGGCGGCCTCCGCCGCCGCGGCAGCCCCCGTGCTCGAGGTGTCCCCGCTGCGCGGCACCGTGCAGCCGATGTCGCGTCTGCGCAAGGTCGTTGCCGAGCGCGCCGTCATCTCGATGCAGTCGACGGCCCAGCTCACGACGGTCGTCGAGGTCGACGTGACCCGCGTCGCCATGCTCCGCGACAAGGTCAAGGCCGAGTTCCTCGCCAAGACGGGCAACAAGCTGTCCTTCCTGCCGTTCTTCGCACTGGCCGCCGTCGAGGCGCTCAAGGCGTACCCGGTGATCAACGCGACCGTTGACGGCGACTCGATCGTCTACCCGGACCACGAGAACCTCAGCATCGCCGTCGACACCGAGCGCGGTCTGCTCACCCCCGTCGTCCGTGACGCGAGCTCGCTGAACATCGCCGAGCTGGCCGCCCAGATCGCCGACCTGGCCGGACGCACCCGCGAGAACAAGCTCAAGCCGGACGAGCTCGCCGGCGGCACGTTCACGCTGACCAACACGGGTTCGCGCGGCGCGCTGTTCGACACCCCGCTGGTCTTCCTCCCCCAGGTCGCCATCCTCGGCACCGGAATCGTGGCCAAGAAGCCCGTCGTCGTCAGCGACAACGGCATCGACGCCATCTCGATCCGCTCCACGGTGTTCCTGGCGCTCTCCTACGACCACCGCATCGTCGATGGCGCAGACGCGGCCCGCTTCCTCACCACGGTGAAGGCGCGCCTCGAGGGTGCAGCATTCGAAGGACAGCTGGGACTCTAG
- the lipB gene encoding lipoyl(octanoyl) transferase LipB, whose protein sequence is MLDFVVAGLSANSVPYLEGLALQRAVHQSVVSCDRNDTVIFLEHDPVYTAGKRTLPEERPLGDVQVIDVDRGGKITWHGPGQLVVYPILHLPDPVDVVGYVRTLEGIVLEVLNDLGVAAHRVDGRSGVWFTDGGRSNKLAAIGIRVAEGVTMHGLALNCSNSLEAYDHIVACGIADAGVTTVSAVLGRTVSPEELVAPMQAALLRAFDRERVLL, encoded by the coding sequence ATGCTCGACTTTGTCGTCGCGGGGCTAAGCGCCAACTCCGTGCCGTATCTCGAGGGCCTTGCCCTTCAGCGCGCCGTCCATCAGTCCGTCGTCTCCTGTGATCGCAACGACACCGTGATCTTCCTCGAACATGATCCCGTGTACACCGCAGGCAAACGCACCCTCCCCGAGGAACGTCCGCTCGGCGACGTTCAGGTGATCGATGTCGATCGGGGAGGCAAGATCACCTGGCATGGGCCGGGCCAGCTCGTGGTCTACCCGATTCTCCATCTTCCGGACCCCGTCGACGTCGTCGGTTATGTGCGCACGCTCGAGGGCATCGTTCTCGAGGTGCTGAACGACCTCGGCGTCGCGGCCCACCGCGTCGACGGTCGCTCCGGCGTCTGGTTCACCGACGGCGGTCGAAGCAACAAGCTCGCAGCCATCGGCATCCGCGTCGCAGAGGGCGTCACGATGCACGGCCTCGCGCTCAACTGCAGCAACTCCCTGGAGGCCTACGACCACATCGTCGCCTGTGGCATCGCGGATGCCGGCGTCACAACGGTCAGTGCCGTGCTCGGTCGCACGGTCTCCCCCGAGGAACTCGTCGCACCCATGCAAGCGGCGCTCCTGCGCGCCTTCGACCGCGAGCGGGTGCTCCTGTGA
- the lipA gene encoding lipoyl synthase, whose protein sequence is MSAAPDGRRMLRLEVRNAQTPIERKPEWIKTRAKMGPEYTQLQALVKSEELHTVCQEAGCPNIYECWEDREATFLIGGAQCTRRCDFCQIDTGKPADYDVDEPRRVAESVLRMQLRYATVTGVARDDLPDEGSWLYAETIREIHRQAPGTGVEILVPDFSGNPEYLGEVFSARPEVFAHNVETVPRIFKRIRPAFTYERSLGVIAQGRAAGLITKSNLILGMGEDRAEVSQALRDLHAAGTDIITITQYLRPSARHLPVARWVKPEEFVELNHEAEEIGFLGVLSGPLVRSSYRAGRLWAQSMRATGRAIPAELQHLADASLGFAQAVS, encoded by the coding sequence GTGAGCGCGGCTCCCGACGGGCGCAGGATGCTGCGTCTCGAGGTGCGCAACGCCCAGACACCGATCGAGCGCAAGCCAGAGTGGATCAAGACCAGGGCGAAGATGGGACCGGAGTACACCCAGCTGCAGGCTCTCGTGAAGAGCGAGGAGCTGCACACGGTGTGCCAGGAGGCGGGGTGCCCAAACATCTACGAGTGCTGGGAAGACCGCGAGGCCACGTTCCTCATCGGAGGTGCCCAGTGCACGAGGCGATGCGACTTCTGCCAGATCGACACGGGCAAGCCGGCCGACTACGACGTCGATGAACCGCGTCGCGTCGCCGAATCGGTGCTCAGGATGCAGCTGCGCTACGCAACCGTGACGGGTGTCGCGCGAGACGATCTCCCCGACGAGGGTTCGTGGCTCTACGCGGAGACGATTCGCGAGATCCACCGCCAGGCCCCGGGTACCGGCGTCGAAATCCTAGTCCCAGACTTCTCGGGGAACCCCGAGTACCTGGGCGAGGTCTTCTCCGCCAGGCCCGAGGTGTTCGCGCACAATGTCGAGACGGTGCCGCGGATCTTCAAGCGCATTCGGCCGGCATTCACCTATGAGCGTTCCCTCGGCGTGATCGCCCAGGGCCGCGCGGCGGGGCTGATCACCAAGTCGAATCTGATTCTCGGCATGGGTGAGGATCGTGCAGAGGTCTCCCAGGCCCTGCGAGATCTGCACGCGGCCGGAACCGACATCATCACGATCACGCAGTACCTCCGCCCGAGCGCCAGGCACCTGCCTGTCGCGCGCTGGGTGAAGCCTGAGGAGTTCGTCGAGCTCAATCACGAGGCGGAGGAGATCGGCTTCCTGGGGGTGTTGTCCGGGCCACTGGTGCGATCCTCCTACCGCGCGGGGCGACTGTGGGCGCAGTCGATGCGGGCAACGGGCCGGGCGATACCCGCCGAGCTCCAACACCTCGCCGATGCCTCGCTCGGATTCGCGCAGGCCGTCTCCTAG
- a CDS encoding DUF4191 domain-containing protein, giving the protein MARSSEKSSTPKQPGRFKQMWQVFQMTRRYDSSAQWLMLLGFLAPIIIGVALGIWLGAGNGFTIALWIVAGVLAGILIALIILGRLAEKAAYSQIEGQPGAVGAVLRSSLRRGWIGSEMPVAVNGKTQDAVYRAVGRGGVVLIAEGAESRTGRMLDDEKRKIVRILPNVPVTFLHVGREAGDVPLHKLPRTLSRIKNTLSKAEVLAVNNRLSSLGTQLPIPKGIDPFKVRPQRGR; this is encoded by the coding sequence ATGGCACGCAGCTCGGAGAAGTCTTCCACCCCCAAGCAACCTGGTCGCTTCAAGCAGATGTGGCAGGTCTTCCAAATGACCCGCCGCTACGACTCCAGCGCGCAGTGGCTCATGCTTCTCGGATTCCTCGCCCCGATCATCATCGGTGTCGCGCTCGGCATCTGGCTCGGCGCTGGCAACGGTTTCACGATCGCGCTCTGGATCGTCGCCGGCGTGCTTGCCGGCATCCTGATTGCGCTGATCATCCTCGGCCGTCTGGCCGAGAAGGCCGCGTACTCGCAGATCGAGGGCCAGCCGGGCGCCGTGGGCGCCGTGCTGCGCAGCTCGCTGCGCCGCGGCTGGATCGGCAGTGAGATGCCCGTCGCCGTCAACGGCAAGACGCAGGATGCCGTCTACCGCGCCGTCGGCCGCGGCGGCGTCGTGCTCATCGCCGAGGGCGCTGAATCGCGCACCGGCCGCATGCTCGATGACGAGAAGCGCAAGATCGTGCGCATCCTCCCCAACGTTCCCGTCACCTTCCTGCACGTCGGACGCGAAGCCGGCGATGTGCCGCTGCACAAGCTGCCGCGCACACTGTCGCGCATCAAGAACACGCTGTCCAAGGCCGAGGTGCTCGCGGTGAACAACCGGCTGAGCTCGCTCGGCACGCAGCTGCCCATCCCGAAGGGCATCGACCCGTTCAAGGTGCGCCCGCAGCGCGGCCGCTAG
- a CDS encoding RDD family protein: MSASSSSRNSARRTFGELPPSRWPGERLGLPNEGAHSVARVGRRIGGIAIDWAIAMGISLFIAPYESLAYSFATMGVFALLQILAIATLGGSIGHRMCGMRLITLDGERVPLWRALVRTVLLVVVLPALVWDSDQRGFHDKVAGTVLIRA, from the coding sequence ATGTCTGCCTCCTCTTCCTCCCGCAACTCCGCCCGCCGCACCTTCGGCGAGCTTCCACCGAGCCGCTGGCCGGGTGAGCGACTGGGTCTCCCCAACGAGGGCGCCCACTCCGTCGCACGGGTGGGGCGTCGCATCGGCGGCATCGCGATCGACTGGGCGATCGCCATGGGCATCTCGCTCTTCATCGCGCCCTACGAGTCGCTGGCATACTCCTTCGCGACAATGGGCGTTTTCGCGCTCCTGCAGATCCTCGCGATCGCCACTCTCGGCGGCAGCATTGGACACCGCATGTGCGGCATGCGTCTGATCACCCTGGACGGAGAGCGGGTTCCGCTCTGGCGTGCTCTGGTGCGCACCGTGCTGCTCGTCGTCGTCCTTCCCGCGCTCGTCTGGGATTCGGACCAGCGCGGCTTCCACGACAAGGTCGCCGGAACGGTGTTGATCCGCGCCTAG
- the glnA gene encoding type I glutamate--ammonia ligase, which translates to MFSDSSEVLSYIKENDVKFLDIRFTDLPGVQQHFNIPASSVDEEFFTVGQLFDGSSIRGFASIHESDLQLIPDVTTAYIDVFRKELTLVMLFDIYNPRNGEIYSKDPRQVARKAEKYLASTGIADTAFFAPEAEFYIFDDVRYEVNQHTSFYSVDSSEGAWNSGKQIEGGNLGNTTPFKGGYFPVSPVDQHADLRDDISLKLIDAGLILERSHHEVGTAGQGEINYRFDTMVHAADDILKFKYIVKNTAHQWGKTATFMPKPLFGDNGSGMHTHQSLWSNGEPLFYDESGYGGLSDIARWYIGGLLKHAPAVLAFTNPSVNSFRRLVPGFEAPVNLVYSAGNRSACIRIPITGTNPKAKRIEFRVPDGASNPYLAFAAQLMAGLDGIKNRIEPHEPVDKDLYELPPEEAKAIPQLPASLEEALDALEADHDFLLQGNVFTPELIETWLDYKREKEIKPLQQRPHPFEFELYYGV; encoded by the coding sequence ATGTTCAGCGATTCATCTGAGGTGCTCAGCTACATCAAGGAAAACGACGTCAAGTTCCTTGACATTCGTTTCACCGATCTTCCCGGTGTGCAGCAGCACTTCAACATCCCGGCATCCTCCGTCGATGAGGAGTTCTTCACCGTCGGTCAGCTCTTCGACGGCTCCTCGATCCGCGGCTTCGCGTCGATCCACGAGTCGGACCTGCAGCTCATCCCCGATGTGACCACCGCGTACATCGACGTCTTCCGCAAGGAGCTCACCCTGGTGATGCTCTTCGACATCTACAACCCGCGCAACGGCGAGATCTACTCGAAGGACCCGCGCCAGGTTGCCCGCAAGGCCGAGAAGTACCTGGCATCCACCGGCATCGCCGACACCGCGTTCTTCGCCCCTGAGGCCGAGTTCTACATCTTCGACGACGTGCGCTACGAGGTCAACCAGCACACGAGCTTCTACTCGGTCGACTCCAGCGAGGGCGCCTGGAACTCCGGCAAGCAGATCGAGGGCGGCAACCTCGGAAACACCACGCCGTTCAAGGGTGGCTACTTCCCCGTCAGCCCCGTCGACCAGCACGCCGACCTCCGCGACGACATCAGCCTCAAGCTGATCGACGCCGGCCTGATCCTCGAGCGCAGCCACCACGAGGTCGGCACCGCCGGCCAGGGCGAGATCAACTACCGCTTCGACACCATGGTGCACGCGGCCGACGACATCCTGAAGTTCAAGTACATCGTCAAGAACACCGCACACCAGTGGGGCAAGACGGCCACCTTCATGCCGAAGCCGCTCTTCGGCGACAACGGCTCCGGCATGCACACGCACCAGTCGCTGTGGTCCAACGGCGAGCCGCTGTTCTACGACGAGTCCGGCTACGGCGGACTCTCCGACATCGCCCGCTGGTACATCGGTGGTCTGCTGAAGCACGCTCCGGCCGTGCTCGCGTTCACGAACCCCAGCGTCAACTCCTTCCGTCGCCTGGTTCCCGGCTTCGAGGCTCCCGTGAACCTGGTCTACTCGGCCGGCAACCGTTCCGCCTGCATCCGCATCCCGATCACGGGAACGAACCCGAAGGCCAAGCGCATCGAGTTCCGCGTTCCGGATGGCGCGAGCAACCCGTACCTCGCCTTCGCCGCCCAGCTGATGGCCGGCCTCGACGGCATCAAGAACCGCATCGAGCCGCACGAGCCCGTCGACAAGGACCTCTACGAGCTTCCGCCCGAGGAGGCCAAGGCGATCCCGCAGCTGCCCGCGTCGCTCGAGGAGGCGCTCGACGCGCTCGAGGCCGACCACGACTTCCTGCTGCAGGGCAACGTCTTCACGCCCGAGCTCATCGAGACGTGGCTCGACTACAAGCGCGAGAAGGAGATCAAGCCGCTGCAGCAGCGCCCGCACCCCTTCGAGTTCGAGCTCTACTACGGGGTGTAG
- a CDS encoding M23 family metallopeptidase: MDESENGLISRRAMVAGSGAIAAMVALGFGELIGEVPSASAATTYQFPFPISAYDATDKYNTYGPNDFRLTQQLGRHRGVDFNGPLASYGKNIAAVADGWIEYKDSGLGNRVVIRHADGYYSGYSHMAEQSPIGTGDPVMLGQTIGRVGTSGGVAAHLHLSIGANLGGALGNGGYFIDHFDPIAHINARLTGGVTPNNPIGFGEEMGLVVQIASGAGAGGVYWIARKTIVHLGNMTDVDRAVRLSGRPLAVQTRAELDTFCAVLGIPGNQIVSGVKYYG, encoded by the coding sequence GTGGATGAATCCGAAAACGGGTTGATCAGCCGCAGGGCGATGGTCGCAGGATCAGGCGCAATTGCTGCGATGGTTGCACTTGGCTTTGGTGAACTGATTGGCGAGGTGCCGTCAGCAAGCGCGGCAACGACCTATCAGTTCCCGTTCCCGATAAGCGCATACGACGCCACGGACAAGTACAACACCTACGGCCCGAACGACTTTCGCCTCACACAGCAGCTTGGGAGGCATCGCGGCGTTGACTTCAACGGACCTCTCGCAAGCTACGGCAAGAATATCGCTGCGGTTGCGGACGGATGGATCGAATACAAGGACTCCGGACTTGGCAATCGCGTCGTAATCAGGCACGCGGACGGCTACTACTCCGGTTACTCCCACATGGCCGAACAGTCGCCAATCGGAACTGGGGATCCCGTGATGCTTGGCCAGACGATTGGTCGCGTTGGCACGTCGGGTGGCGTCGCCGCTCACTTGCACTTGTCAATCGGGGCGAACCTCGGGGGCGCACTCGGCAATGGCGGCTACTTCATCGACCACTTTGACCCAATCGCTCACATCAATGCTCGCCTCACAGGGGGCGTAACACCTAACAACCCAATCGGATTTGGAGAAGAAATGGGCCTCGTAGTTCAAATCGCTAGCGGAGCTGGCGCGGGTGGCGTGTATTGGATCGCTCGCAAGACAATCGTTCACCTTGGCAACATGACGGACGTAGATCGTGCCGTCCGCCTCTCCGGTCGACCGCTTGCTGTCCAGACGCGTGCCGAACTCGACACGTTCTGTGCAGTTCTCGGTATCCCCGGGAACCAAATCGTTTCAGGCGTCAAGTACTACGGCTGA